One segment of Etheostoma spectabile isolate EspeVRDwgs_2016 unplaced genomic scaffold, UIUC_Espe_1.0 scaffold00569584, whole genome shotgun sequence DNA contains the following:
- the LOC116685143 gene encoding LOW QUALITY PROTEIN: AP-3 complex subunit mu-2-like (The sequence of the model RefSeq protein was modified relative to this genomic sequence to represent the inferred CDS: inserted 2 bases in 2 codons) produces MIHSLFLINASGDIFLEKHWKSVVSRSVCDYFFEAQERATEPENVPPVIPTPHHYLISVLRHRIYFVAVIQSEVPPLFVIEFLHRVVDTFQDYFGVCTEAAIKDNVVVVYELLEEMLDNGFPLATESNILKELIKPPTILRTMVNTITGSTNVGEQLPTGQLSVVPWRRTGVKYTNNEAYFDVVEEIDAIIDKSGSTITAEIQGVIDACVKLTGMPDLTLSFMNPRLLDDVSFHPCVRFKRWEAERILSFIPPDGNFRLLSYHVSSQNLVAIPVYIKHNITFREGSSQGRFXLTLGPKQTMGKAVESVLVSSQLPRGVLNANLNPTQGTYTFDPVTRYLETMLSWDVGKINPQKLPSLKGTMSLQAGASKPDENPTINIQLKIQQMAISGLKVNRLDMYGEKYKXFKGIKYMTKAGKFQVRT; encoded by the exons ATGATCCACAGCCTGTTCCTAATCAACGCCTCAGGGGACATTTTCCTGGAGAAGCACTGGAAGAGCGTGGTCAGCCGCTCTGTGTGTGACTacttctttgaggcacaggaacgCGCCACTGAGCCGGAGAACGTCCCACCAGTTATACCCACACCGCATCACTACCTTATCAGTGTGCTCAGGCATCGCATCTACTTTGTTGCAGTCATCCAGAGTGAGGTGCCACCGCTGTTTGTCATCGAGTTCCTGCACAGAGTCGTCGACACGTTCCAG GATTATTTTGGAGTGTGTACCGAGGCTGCTATTAAGGACAATGTGGTAGTGGTCTATGAACTACTGGAGGAGATGCTGGACAACGGCTTTCCACTGGCCACAGAGTCCAACATCCTCAAAGAGCTCATTAAGCCTCCCACCATCCTCCGCACAATGGTCAACACCATCACAG GCAGCACCAATGTTGGTGAACAGCTCCCAACAGGCCAGCTGTCAGTGGTGCCATGGCGACGCACCGGAGTCAAATACACCAACAACGAGGCCTATTTTGACGTGGTGGAGGAGATCGATGCTATCATCGATAAATCAG GCTCCACTATTACAGCAGAAATCCAGGGAGTCATTGATGCCTGCGTAAAACTGACAGGCATGCCCgacctcactctctctttcatg AATCCTCGGCTGCTGGATGATGTCAGCTTCCACCCGTGTGTTCGGTTCAAGCGCTGGGAAGCTGAGCGGATCCTCTCCTTCATCCCCCCCGATGGAAACTTCCGGTTGCTCTCCTACCATGTCAGCTCCCAGAA CCTGGTGGCGATCCCAGTGTACATCAAGCACAACATCACCTTCCGAGAGGGAAGCTCCCAGGGACGTT GACTGACTCTGGGACCAAAACAGACCATGGGCAAGGCCGTGGAGTCGGTCCTAGTCAGCAGCCAGCTGCCCCGCGGCGTCCTGAACGCCAATCTCAACCCCACCCAGGGAACATACACCTTCGACCCAGTCACAAGGTACTTAGAAACA ATGTTGAGCTGGGATGTTGGCAAGATCAACCCTCAGAAGCTTCCCAGCCTGAAAGGCACCATGAGCCTGCAGGCCGGGGCCTCCAAACCTGATGAGAACCCCACCATCAACATCCAGTTAAAGATCCAACAGATGGCCAtctcag GGCTGAAGGTGAATCGACTGGACATGTACGGTGAGAAGTATA CTTTCAAAGGTATCAAATACATGACCAAAGCTGGCAAGTTCCAGGTGCGGACATAA